The Sulfurimonas hydrogeniphila genome includes a window with the following:
- the neuB gene encoding N-acetylneuraminate synthase, whose product MNVFIIAEAGVNHNGSLELAKKLIDVASSAGADAIKFQTFKAEKLVSRDAKKAQYQQENMQETDDSQYNMLKKLELDVDAHHQLINYAKSKNIMFLSTPFDNESIEMLNDLGLKIFKIPSGEITNLPYLRQIGKLSKEVILSSGMASMREIEDALNVLTKAGTPKQKITVLHANTMYPTPMEDVNLRAMPIIGKRFDVAYGYSDHTLGIEVDIAAVAMGASVIEKHFTLDKSMEGPDHKASLEPNELKAMVTAIRNIETALGSSEKKPSKSETPNIEVARKSIVAARDIKKGEIFSERNLTTKRPAKGISPMKWDTVIGTVAQKDYAKDEMI is encoded by the coding sequence ATGAATGTTTTTATCATCGCAGAAGCGGGAGTCAATCACAACGGTTCTTTGGAGTTGGCAAAAAAACTCATCGATGTAGCGAGCAGTGCCGGTGCTGATGCTATAAAATTTCAAACTTTTAAGGCAGAAAAGCTTGTCAGCCGTGATGCAAAAAAAGCACAGTATCAACAAGAAAATATGCAAGAGACAGATGACTCTCAGTACAATATGCTTAAAAAACTTGAACTCGATGTAGACGCACACCATCAACTCATTAATTATGCAAAAAGTAAAAATATTATGTTTCTCTCCACCCCTTTTGATAATGAAAGCATAGAGATGCTTAATGATTTGGGATTGAAAATATTTAAAATACCAAGCGGAGAGATTACAAATCTACCATATTTACGCCAGATTGGCAAACTCTCAAAAGAGGTAATTCTCTCTAGCGGTATGGCAAGTATGCGAGAAATAGAGGATGCTTTAAATGTTTTAACAAAAGCAGGTACACCAAAGCAAAAGATTACGGTACTACATGCAAATACAATGTATCCAACCCCAATGGAGGATGTAAATTTAAGAGCAATGCCAATAATTGGTAAAAGGTTTGATGTGGCATATGGCTATAGTGACCATACACTTGGAATTGAGGTGGATATTGCCGCTGTAGCAATGGGAGCGAGTGTAATAGAAAAGCACTTTACCCTTGATAAGAGTATGGAGGGACCTGACCATAAAGCTTCGTTGGAGCCAAATGAACTCAAAGCCATGGTCACAGCTATAAGAAATATTGAAACAGCACTTGGAAGCAGTGAAAAAAAACCAAGCAAAAGTGAAACACCAAACATAGAGGTTGCAAGAAAATCCATCGTAGCAGCAAGAGATATTAAAAAAGGAGAGATATTCAGCGAAAGAAATCTCACAACAAAACGCCCTGCCAAAGGAATAAGCCCTATGAAGTGGGATACAGTCATTGGAACTGTTGCACAAAAAGATTATGCAAAAGATGAGATGATATGA
- a CDS encoding acetyltransferase, producing the protein MKKEIILLGGGGHCKSVIDVIEAEGHFKIAGIIEKYVGESKSVLGYKLIGTDDELEKLREQYEYAFVTVGHIKSNTVRIKLFEKLKSLGFTIPIIISPFAYVSKHAKIEAGTVVMHHTLINAGVRVGENCIINSKALLEHDCTIENHVHVSTNALLNGDVHVKEHSFIGSGAVVKQGYRVEGFVKMGSVVK; encoded by the coding sequence ATGAAAAAAGAGATAATTTTACTCGGTGGCGGTGGGCATTGTAAGTCTGTTATCGATGTTATTGAGGCTGAAGGTCATTTTAAAATTGCAGGTATTATTGAGAAGTATGTAGGTGAGTCCAAGAGTGTTTTAGGGTATAAGCTTATCGGTACAGATGACGAATTAGAGAAGTTGCGCGAGCAATATGAATACGCTTTTGTCACTGTTGGACACATCAAGTCAAACACCGTACGCATCAAACTTTTTGAAAAACTCAAAAGTTTAGGCTTTACCATTCCCATTATTATCTCCCCTTTTGCCTATGTATCCAAACACGCAAAAATAGAAGCTGGTACTGTTGTGATGCACCATACACTTATCAACGCGGGGGTGCGTGTGGGTGAAAATTGCATCATCAATTCCAAAGCACTTCTTGAGCATGACTGTACCATAGAAAATCATGTACATGTAAGTACAAATGCACTTCTTAATGGTGATGTACATGTAAAAGAACATAGTTTTATAGGGAGTGGCGCTGTTGTGAAACAGGGTTATAGAGTAGAGGGATTTGTCAAAATGGGGAGTGTTGTGAAATGA
- a CDS encoding LegC family aminotransferase, translating into MQKIVNFIQNLYNTTDFIPLHEPRFRGNEKKYLNECIDSTFVSSVGKFVNRFEEEFASYVGSKYAIATVNGTSALHVSLLLADVKAGDEVITQALTFVATCNAIKYCQAEPVFVDVGLDTLGMSPDALESFLKKNCEVQNGVCLNTATNKTIKAVVPMHTFGHPCKIDTIAEICKAWHLTLIEDAAESLGSFYKGRHTGTFGKSAVFSFNGNKIITSGGGGVIITDDEELAKRAKHLTTTAKLPHPYEYEHNTIAYNYRLPNLNAALLVAQMEQLETFLQNKRFLTQEYIQFFKQFDDIDFIKEPKDAKSNYWLNAIILKDKKQRDTYLKYLNENGVMSRPIWRLMSELEMFQNCQNDGLQNSKFLSERIINIPSSVL; encoded by the coding sequence ATGCAAAAAATTGTAAACTTTATTCAGAACCTCTACAATACAACAGATTTCATCCCCCTGCATGAACCACGATTTCGAGGGAATGAAAAAAAATATCTAAATGAATGTATCGACTCTACTTTTGTCTCATCTGTCGGAAAGTTTGTTAATAGATTTGAAGAGGAGTTTGCCTCTTATGTGGGAAGCAAATACGCCATAGCTACAGTCAATGGCACAAGTGCTTTACATGTAAGTCTCCTTCTTGCTGATGTCAAAGCGGGAGATGAAGTGATCACCCAGGCCCTCACTTTTGTCGCTACATGTAATGCCATAAAATATTGCCAAGCAGAGCCTGTTTTTGTAGATGTTGGGCTTGATACCTTGGGGATGAGCCCTGATGCTTTGGAGTCATTTTTAAAGAAGAACTGCGAAGTTCAAAATGGTGTCTGCCTCAATACTGCTACAAACAAAACTATCAAAGCTGTCGTACCGATGCACACCTTTGGGCATCCTTGCAAAATTGATACAATCGCAGAGATTTGTAAGGCGTGGCACCTTACACTCATAGAAGATGCTGCGGAGTCTTTGGGGAGTTTTTACAAAGGTAGACACACAGGAACTTTTGGAAAAAGTGCTGTGTTTAGTTTCAATGGCAACAAAATCATTACAAGTGGCGGAGGCGGTGTCATCATCACCGATGATGAAGAACTTGCAAAAAGAGCTAAACATCTCACAACCACAGCAAAACTCCCTCACCCTTATGAATACGAACACAACACCATCGCCTATAACTACCGTCTGCCAAACCTTAATGCAGCCCTTTTAGTTGCACAGATGGAACAACTTGAAACATTTTTACAAAATAAACGGTTTTTAACTCAAGAATATATACAGTTTTTTAAGCAGTTTGACGATATAGATTTTATTAAAGAGCCAAAAGATGCAAAAAGTAACTACTGGCTCAATGCCATAATATTAAAAGATAAAAAGCAAAGGGATACATATCTTAAGTATCTCAATGAAAATGGTGTGATGAGCCGGCCGATTTGGAGATTGATGAGTGAATTAGAGATGTTTCAAAATTGTCAAAATGATGGACTTCAAAACTCAAAATTTTTGAGTGAACGCATTATCAATATACCAAGTAGTGTGCTATGA
- a CDS encoding UDP-N-acetylglucosamine 4,6-dehydratase, which produces MDILKLIGREKALFDDDIQTYKNDLDKIVSDAKFLVLGGAGSIGSAVVKEIFSRNPKKLHVVDISENNLTELVRDIRSSFGYIEGEFATYALDIGSIEYDAFIAQDGKYDYVLNLSALKHVRSEKDSFTLMRMIETNIFNTDKTLQHSIEHGVKKYFCVSTDKAANPVNMMGASKRIMEMYVHRKSQQINVSMARFANVAFSDGSLLHSFNMRLEKQQPLVAPDDIKRYFVTPKESGELCLMSAVFGENRDIFFPKLSESLHLVSFADIAVKYLYVKGYEPYICKSEEEARTLAKILPEEGKWPCLFTKSDTTGEKDFEEFFTENEVLDVERYENIGIIKNKLDFDENALNAFSQKIEDFKKNLQWSKEEIVAEFFKLLPNFEYEDKQKYLDGKM; this is translated from the coding sequence ATGGATATTTTAAAACTAATAGGCAGGGAAAAAGCATTATTTGATGATGACATACAAACATACAAAAATGATTTAGACAAAATTGTAAGTGATGCGAAATTTTTGGTGCTTGGCGGAGCAGGAAGTATTGGGAGTGCTGTTGTAAAAGAAATTTTTTCTCGTAATCCAAAAAAGCTGCACGTTGTTGATATTTCGGAAAATAATTTGACTGAATTGGTTCGTGACATTAGAAGCTCATTTGGTTATATAGAAGGAGAATTTGCGACTTACGCACTCGATATCGGTTCAATTGAGTACGATGCTTTTATTGCACAGGATGGAAAATATGACTATGTACTTAATCTTTCAGCACTCAAACATGTACGCAGTGAAAAAGATTCTTTTACTTTAATGCGGATGATTGAAACCAATATTTTCAATACTGACAAAACTTTACAACATTCTATTGAACACGGAGTAAAAAAATACTTCTGTGTTTCAACTGATAAAGCTGCAAATCCTGTCAATATGATGGGGGCGAGCAAGCGAATTATGGAGATGTATGTGCATAGAAAATCACAACAAATCAATGTCTCTATGGCACGTTTTGCCAATGTTGCTTTTAGTGATGGTTCTCTTTTGCACTCTTTTAATATGCGTCTTGAAAAACAGCAACCCCTTGTAGCGCCGGATGATATAAAACGCTACTTTGTCACACCGAAAGAGAGTGGTGAGTTATGCCTGATGAGTGCTGTCTTTGGGGAGAACCGTGATATTTTCTTTCCAAAACTCTCAGAATCGCTACACCTTGTTTCTTTTGCAGATATTGCTGTAAAATACTTATATGTAAAGGGATATGAGCCTTACATCTGCAAAAGTGAAGAGGAAGCAAGAACTCTGGCAAAAATACTTCCAGAAGAGGGAAAATGGCCTTGCCTTTTTACAAAAAGTGATACCACAGGTGAGAAAGATTTTGAAGAGTTTTTTACTGAAAATGAAGTGTTGGATGTAGAGAGGTATGAAAATATTGGCATCATCAAAAACAAGCTTGATTTTGATGAGAATGCACTCAATGCATTCAGCCAAAAGATTGAAGATTTTAAAAAAAATCTGCAATGGAGTAAAGAGGAGATAGTTGCAGAGTTTTTTAAACTTCTCCCAAACTTTGAGTATGAAGATAAGCAGAAATATTTAGACGGAAAAATGTGA
- a CDS encoding 6-hydroxymethylpterin diphosphokinase MptE-like protein — protein MQNIEEQAIKNYQKNIEFFKEYNEKVSNKILALESLLNNGKLSAKYDLVYENGYFDVVELSSGAKLYNTNSQDFSQKIVDNINLKKNDQSFRSLRKINFEKASFETIKNANAYTNFATTAEIYELYHKNINDSSHMKELDKFIFLGVGLGLHIPKAIKKYDFQVVLIVEDNLELFRLSLFTIDYKQALMDTTSFFSIADNAGSFRECFNGFYTNAFFKNQFIKFHLFSSAYEAKIREIQAILISRPEATYSHNRLLEKNRKVLDRINAEYKFLDLRKRESDTIFQEKAWLVLGAGPSLYKNAQWVKDNQDRFIIVAAFTALNTLKRVGVTPDIAVQIDENVYTTHEMLKNLGDLSFLDDTLLFFSASVSGELFEHFKKENIYLHEDRTKYKLSRSTLTVSSVGDSIHAFALIFNAPEIYLLGIDLALSDDGLSHTPDHFKARSIENKKIQTKENQDFHLGDAILQITGNFKEKVNSTPLFMLSIPVINYFTRKYKAPMQTIYNLSDGCKLDQTIPTPLKDVTLPQKQNKILLRKEMKKYFDTLSTTELDQNEIDGIYCRIGQIKDYLALLETFKNAPHSDSLMFKLNLIEMVSAMCNHECIFELRDLMTIYYMNTTPYADDFFNTKELKNPKKFTKKFHAIFVKNVKKIIETYEKDLHVLKVLEKENSQA, from the coding sequence ATGCAAAATATAGAAGAGCAGGCTATTAAAAATTATCAAAAAAATATTGAGTTTTTTAAAGAATATAATGAAAAAGTTTCTAATAAAATTCTAGCTTTAGAAAGTTTGCTCAATAACGGAAAACTCTCTGCCAAATATGATCTTGTATATGAAAATGGCTATTTTGATGTTGTAGAACTTTCAAGCGGTGCAAAGCTATACAATACGAATTCTCAGGACTTCTCACAAAAAATTGTAGACAATATCAACTTAAAAAAGAATGACCAAAGCTTTAGAAGTTTACGAAAAATAAACTTTGAAAAAGCTTCTTTTGAGACAATAAAAAATGCAAATGCCTATACGAACTTTGCAACTACAGCAGAAATATATGAACTTTATCATAAAAATATTAACGACTCCAGTCATATGAAAGAACTTGACAAGTTTATATTTTTAGGAGTGGGTCTTGGGTTACATATTCCAAAAGCTATCAAAAAATATGATTTTCAAGTAGTGCTTATAGTAGAAGACAATCTGGAACTTTTTCGCCTTTCTCTTTTTACAATTGATTATAAACAGGCACTTATGGATACAACAAGTTTTTTTTCAATTGCTGATAATGCAGGTAGCTTTAGAGAATGTTTTAACGGTTTTTATACCAATGCTTTTTTCAAAAACCAATTCATAAAGTTTCATCTTTTTTCCTCTGCATATGAAGCAAAAATTCGAGAGATTCAAGCTATTCTTATCTCCCGACCAGAAGCAACTTATTCTCATAATCGTCTTTTAGAAAAAAACAGAAAAGTTTTGGACAGAATCAATGCAGAATATAAATTTCTTGATTTGCGTAAAAGAGAAAGTGATACAATATTTCAAGAAAAGGCATGGCTTGTTTTAGGAGCAGGACCCTCTCTTTATAAAAATGCACAATGGGTAAAAGACAATCAAGACAGATTTATAATTGTCGCTGCTTTTACAGCACTCAATACACTTAAACGTGTCGGTGTCACTCCAGATATTGCTGTTCAAATTGATGAAAATGTATATACAACACATGAAATGCTTAAAAATTTGGGCGATTTAAGCTTTTTGGATGATACACTCCTCTTTTTTAGCGCTTCTGTTTCTGGTGAGCTGTTTGAACACTTCAAAAAAGAAAACATTTATCTGCATGAGGATAGAACAAAATACAAACTCTCCCGTAGCACCTTAACAGTTTCTAGCGTGGGAGACTCTATCCATGCATTTGCACTTATCTTTAATGCACCGGAAATTTATCTTTTAGGGATAGACTTGGCACTTAGTGATGATGGGTTATCCCATACGCCTGATCATTTTAAGGCGCGCTCCATCGAAAATAAAAAAATACAAACAAAAGAAAATCAAGATTTTCACCTTGGCGATGCTATCCTGCAAATAACAGGCAACTTCAAAGAAAAGGTTAATTCTACTCCTTTGTTTATGCTTTCCATCCCTGTTATTAACTACTTTACACGAAAGTACAAAGCACCCATGCAAACTATTTACAACCTTTCCGATGGATGTAAACTTGATCAGACAATCCCAACCCCTCTTAAAGATGTAACGTTACCACAAAAACAAAACAAAATACTTTTAAGAAAAGAAATGAAAAAATATTTTGACACTTTATCTACAACAGAACTTGATCAAAATGAAATAGATGGTATTTACTGTCGTATTGGACAGATTAAAGATTACTTGGCCCTTCTTGAAACATTTAAAAATGCTCCGCACAGTGACAGCTTAATGTTTAAACTCAATCTTATAGAAATGGTAAGCGCAATGTGTAATCACGAGTGCATCTTTGAACTCAGAGATTTAATGACCATATATTATATGAATACTACACCCTATGCAGATGATTTTTTTAATACAAAAGAGTTAAAAAACCCAAAAAAATTCACAAAAAAATTTCATGCTATTTTTGTAAAAAATGTTAAAAAGATTATAGAGACCTATGAAAAAGATCTACATGTACTCAAAGTGCTGGAAAAAGAAAATTCCCAAGCATAA
- a CDS encoding flagellin produces the protein MGFRINTNVAAMNALRNATQTNLGLDKSLNALSSGLRINKAADDASGMAIANSLRQQAQGLGQAINNANDGIGVAQTADGALDEYTKIIDTVRTKAIQAASDGQTLDSRKKIQADIDRLLEEAQNIASTTSFNGQTLLNGAYQNKSFQIGAYSGETVKLSISDTQTSQVAEFSLAETSVGFSRLSGAANSAGGSASLSVTVVNADGTTATVSTSTISFASGADLSGYEIAQAVVDKFNQQAQVAGADVRASIIEATGSTVDNPEYGIRIDSAGDLTGMTLGDGVSDGKSTAIIGNTAAGLNNNLSTVDVTTRRDAQKAITIASYALKDIDATRSDIGSVQNQLESTVRNISITQVNVTAAESQIRDVDFAAESANFSKLNILAQSGSYAMSQANAVQQNVLRLLQ, from the coding sequence ATGGGTTTTAGAATTAACACAAACGTTGCGGCAATGAATGCATTGCGTAATGCAACACAGACAAACTTGGGTTTAGACAAAAGTTTAAATGCTTTATCTTCAGGTCTGCGTATTAACAAAGCGGCAGATGATGCTTCTGGTATGGCAATCGCCAACTCACTGCGTCAACAGGCACAGGGTCTCGGTCAGGCTATCAACAATGCAAATGACGGGATTGGTGTTGCACAGACTGCTGACGGTGCTTTGGATGAGTATACTAAAATTATTGATACTGTCAGAACGAAAGCAATTCAAGCAGCGTCTGACGGGCAAACATTAGATTCTCGTAAAAAAATTCAGGCGGATATTGACAGACTTCTTGAAGAGGCACAGAACATTGCTTCAACGACTTCATTTAATGGTCAGACACTTTTAAACGGTGCATACCAAAATAAATCATTCCAAATTGGTGCATATTCCGGAGAGACTGTAAAACTTTCCATTAGTGATACACAAACCTCACAAGTAGCTGAGTTTTCTTTAGCTGAAACAAGTGTTGGTTTTTCAAGACTTAGTGGTGCTGCAAACAGTGCTGGTGGATCAGCTTCACTTTCTGTTACAGTTGTAAATGCTGATGGGACGACTGCTACAGTATCTACATCTACTATCTCTTTTGCTTCTGGTGCTGATCTTTCCGGATATGAGATAGCGCAGGCTGTTGTTGACAAGTTTAATCAACAGGCACAGGTTGCAGGCGCTGATGTAAGAGCCTCAATCATTGAAGCAACAGGCTCAACTGTAGATAATCCGGAGTATGGAATCCGTATAGATTCTGCTGGTGATTTAACTGGTATGACACTTGGCGATGGTGTTTCAGATGGAAAGTCGACTGCAATTATTGGAAATACTGCTGCCGGTTTAAATAACAACTTGTCAACAGTTGATGTAACTACTCGTAGAGATGCACAAAAAGCAATTACTATTGCTTCGTATGCACTAAAAGATATAGATGCAACACGTTCAGATATTGGTTCGGTCCAAAATCAGCTTGAATCTACAGTGAGAAATATATCGATTACACAGGTGAATGTCACAGCTGCAGAATCTCAAATTCGAGATGTCGACTTTGCTGCGGAAAGTGCAAACTTCTCTAAATTGAATATTCTTGCACAGTCAGGTTCATATGCTATGAGTCAGGCAAATGCCGTTCAACAAAATGTTTTAAGACTACTTCAGTAG
- the topA gene encoding type I DNA topoisomerase: MNLIIVESPAKARTIKNFLGKNYDVIASKGHIRDLPKSRFGITIDEETHEIIPKYSVAKENAPTVKEIKEKAKKADTIYIATDEDREGEAIGWHIAHAIKKDPETLPRIVFHEITKTAIKHALENARKIDMDMVNAQQARRLLDRIVGYKLSPLLASKIQKGLSGGRVQSSTLKLVVDREREIKAFVPQEYWTIDTLFKPNIEANLIKHKEQKISKLSIENKEQAEAITQSVKNDDFKIAKIETKQRKSATPPPFMTSTLQQAASSKLGFTPKKTMMVAQTLYEGVKTPDGTSGVITYMRTDSLNLAQEAVGAVRGIIESRYGKKYLPKEPKVYTKKSKGAQEAHEAIRPTMLQFTPEVAQKFLKADEIKLYRLIYERFMACQMEDALFEQQSIIFKGNENEFRASGRKLIFDGFYAVTGAEDKDKLLPTLKEGDKAEIQSVKPEQHFTEPPSRYSEASLIKKLESEGVGRPSTYAPTIATLSNRTYVTIEKKQIIPTEIAFTVTEILEKNFPNIVDINFTAEMEEELDKIAEGKVDWQKLLLEFYEKFMKQIEAGKENIVSLKLAKPLGRTCPKCGKHELLLRSGRFGNFIACSGFPKCKYTEQCDEEGNPVEKKETTTDEKCDKCGADMIEKNGRNGKFLACSNYPECKNTKSINVEEKVSETPCPDCGGKISLKNSRRGPFWGCENYPDCKFISKFEPTTIKCKEKGCTGVLAPRTYRNKEVYECVKCKARTPREEIDKA; encoded by the coding sequence TTGAACTTAATAATCGTCGAATCACCCGCAAAAGCCCGTACTATCAAGAACTTTTTAGGCAAAAACTATGATGTCATTGCCTCAAAAGGACACATCCGGGATTTGCCAAAATCCCGTTTTGGAATTACAATTGATGAAGAAACTCATGAAATCATTCCCAAATACTCTGTCGCCAAAGAAAATGCGCCAACTGTCAAAGAGATAAAAGAAAAAGCCAAAAAAGCCGACACAATTTACATCGCGACCGATGAGGACCGCGAGGGAGAAGCAATTGGGTGGCATATTGCCCATGCTATCAAAAAAGACCCCGAAACACTCCCGCGTATTGTCTTTCATGAGATTACAAAAACAGCCATCAAGCATGCACTTGAGAATGCAAGAAAAATAGACATGGACATGGTCAATGCCCAACAGGCCCGTCGTCTTCTTGACCGTATTGTAGGCTACAAGCTCTCGCCTCTGCTTGCTTCTAAAATTCAAAAAGGCTTAAGTGGCGGGCGTGTGCAAAGCTCGACACTCAAGCTTGTCGTAGACCGTGAACGCGAAATCAAAGCCTTTGTTCCTCAGGAATACTGGACTATTGACACTCTTTTCAAGCCAAATATCGAAGCCAATCTTATCAAACACAAAGAGCAAAAAATCTCCAAACTCTCCATAGAGAACAAAGAACAGGCAGAGGCAATTACCCAAAGTGTCAAAAATGATGACTTCAAAATTGCAAAAATTGAGACAAAACAGCGAAAAAGTGCCACGCCGCCGCCATTTATGACCTCAACCCTGCAACAGGCTGCTTCAAGCAAACTCGGATTTACCCCGAAAAAAACCATGATGGTCGCCCAGACTCTGTATGAAGGTGTCAAAACTCCAGACGGTACTTCAGGGGTCATTACCTATATGAGAACCGATTCACTCAACCTCGCACAAGAAGCCGTGGGTGCAGTCCGCGGCATCATTGAGAGCCGTTACGGCAAGAAATACCTGCCGAAAGAACCAAAGGTTTATACGAAAAAATCAAAAGGCGCACAGGAGGCACACGAGGCCATCCGCCCGACTATGCTGCAGTTTACACCCGAAGTGGCACAAAAATTTTTAAAAGCTGATGAAATCAAACTCTACCGCCTCATATATGAGCGTTTTATGGCATGTCAAATGGAAGATGCGCTCTTTGAACAGCAAAGCATTATCTTTAAAGGCAATGAAAATGAATTCCGTGCAAGCGGACGAAAACTCATTTTTGACGGTTTTTATGCGGTCACGGGAGCAGAAGACAAAGACAAACTTTTACCTACTTTAAAAGAGGGTGACAAAGCTGAAATTCAGAGTGTAAAACCCGAACAGCATTTCACAGAACCGCCATCGCGTTACTCTGAAGCAAGTCTGATTAAAAAACTCGAATCAGAAGGCGTCGGGCGTCCATCGACCTATGCCCCGACAATTGCGACACTCTCCAACCGTACCTATGTGACCATAGAAAAAAAGCAGATTATCCCGACAGAAATCGCTTTTACCGTGACAGAGATTCTGGAGAAAAACTTTCCAAATATCGTTGATATTAACTTTACGGCTGAAATGGAAGAAGAACTCGATAAAATCGCCGAAGGCAAAGTGGACTGGCAGAAACTGCTCCTTGAGTTTTATGAAAAATTCATGAAGCAGATAGAAGCAGGAAAAGAGAACATTGTCTCGCTCAAACTTGCCAAACCGCTTGGGCGCACCTGCCCTAAATGCGGCAAACATGAACTGCTTCTGAGAAGCGGACGTTTTGGAAACTTCATCGCATGCTCCGGTTTTCCAAAATGCAAATATACAGAGCAGTGTGACGAAGAGGGCAATCCTGTTGAGAAAAAAGAGACAACTACCGATGAAAAGTGTGACAAATGCGGTGCGGATATGATAGAAAAGAATGGCCGCAACGGAAAATTTCTTGCATGTTCAAACTACCCTGAATGCAAAAATACAAAAAGTATTAATGTCGAAGAGAAAGTGAGTGAGACTCCTTGTCCTGACTGCGGCGGAAAAATCAGCCTGAAAAACTCTCGCAGAGGCCCTTTTTGGGGCTGTGAAAACTATCCTGACTGCAAATTTATCTCAAAGTTTGAGCCGACAACCATTAAATGTAAAGAAAAAGGATGCACAGGTGTACTTGCGCCTCGTACCTACAGAAATAAAGAGGTGTACGAATGTGTGAAGTGTAAAGCCCGTACACCAAGAGAAGAAATAGACAAGGCATAA
- a CDS encoding metallophosphoesterase family protein, translated as MKIGILSDTHKKVKKAKAALDFLVQNGAEFIIHAGDIVEKEVLELLEACGKKYIAVYGNNDAHLIQYHNRYHLVQEPYYFKLAGTKFKLMHLPFYMSRDAEVVIFGHTHQFEVEFAGGTLFLNPGEVCARNKPLSECAMLEVLEKKFIVKYYTKKKEQEQYMLTKTFSYERQKSE; from the coding sequence TTGAAAATAGGCATACTCTCCGATACACATAAAAAAGTCAAAAAGGCAAAAGCCGCCCTTGATTTTTTGGTGCAAAACGGAGCCGAGTTTATTATACATGCCGGAGATATTGTCGAAAAAGAGGTACTGGAGCTGCTTGAAGCATGCGGGAAAAAATATATAGCCGTTTACGGAAACAATGATGCCCATTTAATACAATATCATAACAGGTACCACCTGGTTCAGGAACCCTACTATTTTAAACTTGCGGGTACAAAGTTTAAGCTTATGCACCTGCCTTTTTATATGAGCAGAGATGCCGAGGTTGTCATCTTTGGACATACACATCAGTTTGAAGTAGAGTTTGCAGGGGGTACACTCTTTTTAAACCCCGGTGAAGTGTGCGCACGAAACAAACCGCTTTCTGAGTGTGCCATGCTTGAAGTTTTAGAAAAAAAATTTATAGTAAAATACTATACAAAAAAGAAAGAGCAGGAGCAGTATATGCTCACAAAAACTTTTTCTTATGAAAGGCAAAAAAGTGAGTGA
- a CDS encoding biotin synthase, protein MSEKIFLCSICNINSGTCKEDCKFCSQSVRYKADIERYKQKPVDAICQEAITARDNGALGFCLVTADKGLTDKTLKFVCDVAKEVQKVAPELRLIACNGTASVEQLLTLKEAGIKAYNHNLETSEAFYPQICTTHPWSERYETCQNVNKAGLVLISGGIFGLGESQEDRISMLESLKSLNPASVPVNFYHHNPALELEPNPLTVDEALALIRLTRETLCDAERIMVAGGRELMFKERQAEIFQNGANSIVIGNYLTTKGRVMSQDLAMLQSLGLDIAKSVQ, encoded by the coding sequence GTGAGTGAAAAAATATTTTTATGTTCCATTTGTAATATCAACAGCGGTACATGTAAAGAAGACTGTAAGTTTTGTTCGCAAAGTGTGCGCTACAAAGCAGATATAGAACGTTACAAACAAAAGCCTGTGGATGCCATCTGTCAAGAAGCCATTACGGCAAGAGACAACGGAGCCCTTGGATTTTGTCTTGTCACTGCAGATAAAGGTTTAACTGACAAAACACTCAAATTTGTTTGTGATGTTGCCAAAGAGGTACAAAAAGTCGCCCCTGAATTACGTCTCATCGCCTGTAACGGCACAGCAAGTGTTGAGCAGCTCCTCACACTCAAAGAGGCAGGTATCAAAGCCTATAATCACAACCTTGAGACAAGTGAAGCCTTTTATCCGCAAATTTGTACAACCCATCCCTGGAGTGAACGATATGAAACCTGCCAAAATGTCAATAAAGCCGGCTTGGTACTCATAAGCGGTGGAATTTTCGGGCTTGGTGAATCACAAGAAGACAGAATTTCTATGCTCGAATCTCTCAAATCACTCAACCCTGCTTCGGTTCCTGTTAACTTTTATCATCACAACCCTGCACTTGAACTTGAACCAAATCCTTTAACAGTGGATGAAGCCCTCGCACTCATCAGGTTGACACGCGAAACACTTTGTGATGCCGAGAGGATTATGGTTGCCGGCGGTCGCGAACTTATGTTTAAAGAACGTCAGGCAGAAATTTTTCAAAACGGAGCAAATTCCATCGTGATAGGAAACTACCTCACCACAAAAGGACGTGTTATGAGTCAGGATCTGGCAATGTTGCAGTCTCTTGGTCTTGATATTGCAAAAAGTGTGCAATAA